Proteins co-encoded in one Spirochaetota bacterium genomic window:
- a CDS encoding LapA family protein, with product MTDKRIAIPEGTVEKSKGTVLSRVKLVTAILLGVLIIIFGIQNNKTIALKFAAWEFETNIILLIFLVLAIGGAIVAIVTLTSLAKKHKETKRLNKEIKELKDRIIKNDRTSS from the coding sequence ATGACTGACAAAAGAATAGCAATACCTGAAGGCACTGTTGAAAAATCAAAGGGTACAGTTTTATCAAGAGTTAAATTGGTTACAGCCATTTTGTTAGGGGTACTGATAATAATATTTGGCATTCAGAACAACAAAACAATAGCACTGAAATTTGCAGCATGGGAGTTTGAGACAAATATCATCTTACTGATATTTTTAGTTTTGGCTATAGGTGGGGCTATTGTTGCCATTGTTACTTTAACATCGCTTGCAAAAAAACACAAAGAGACAAAGAGGTTGAATAAGGAAATAAAAGAGTTAAAAGATAGAATCATAAAAAACGACAGAACAAGCTCATAA